Proteins encoded by one window of Anopheles maculipalpis chromosome 2RL, idAnoMacuDA_375_x, whole genome shotgun sequence:
- the LOC126568408 gene encoding RNA-binding protein 45-like: MTQEQSTVPDLNSPPFSRLFVLCGKQVTAGALEEFFAPYGTVEQCHIVQDQSTGQSKGIGFVKFQKTSQAARALKEADGKHIEPEPKAIKVEIASSTVESKPLDCLRLKVKCPADLDSEAVKAEFSKISAVNSVQLVPDKKSPGNNVAYLTFESFLDAALAFETAKPEHKAKFAKIKPRKVSLESQPQETRGFFRPVTRRRSSALLPPTKLTVLCSSTLTQNQIWRLFDIIPGLMNCSISHDGGSISSATVTYNNTQSAKYAREKLHKFEYPIGERIVVRDASE; the protein is encoded by the exons ATGACTCAGGAGCAGTCCACCGTACCGGACCTGAACTCGCCACCCTTCTCGCGGCTGTTCGTTCTCTGTGGTAAGCAGGTGACTGCTGGTGCTCTCGAAGAATTCTTCGCCCCGTACGGCACGGTTGAACAATGTCACATCGTGCAGGACCAATCTACCGGCCAGTCGAAGGGTATTGGGTTTGTGAAGTTTCAGAAAACATCTCAAGCCGCCCGTGCCCTCAAAGAAGCGGACGGTAAGCATATCGAACCGGAACCGAAAGCGATCAAAGTGGAGATCGCTTCCAG CACGGTAGAATCAAAGCCCTTGGACTGTCTTCGTCTGAAGGTGAAGTGTCCGGCAGATCTGGACAGCGAAGCCGTAAAGGCAGAGTTTAGCAAGATCTCGGCCGTCAACAGTGTTCAGCTCGTACCGGATAAGAAATCGCCCGGCAATAATGTGGCCTACCTAACATTCGAGTCGTTCCTCGATGCGGCACTAGCGTTCGAAACGGCTAAACCCGAACACAAGGCAAAATTTGCTAAAATTAAGCCTCGCAAGGTTAGCCTGGAGTCACAGCCGCAGGAAACGAGAGGTTTCTTCAGACCAGTCACACGGCGTCGTTCTTCGGCACTGTTGCCACCCACCAAGCTAACCGTGCTCTGCAGCTCAACCTTAACTCAGAACCAAATCTGGCGCCTGTTTGACATCATACCGGGACTGATGAATTGTTCCATTTCGCACGACGGTGGATCGATCTCGTCCGCAACCGTTACCTACAACAACACGCAGTCTGCCAAGTATGCCCGGGAGAAGCTGCACAAGTTTGAATACCCGATCGGGGAGAGAATTGTAGTTCGTGATGCAAGTGAATAA
- the LOC126568246 gene encoding RNA-binding protein 45-like yields the protein MSDPNRSKEISEEPPMSRLFIICGKQITKEQLMNHFEPDGTIEECVVITDRKTGQGKGVAYVKFSKTSSAARGLRKNGTIVEGDTRPIKVMISASYNRDKHNDTSADVNENHFLRLFAIVPSNRTEEQLKEEFGCHGTVTQVRLVPDKKNDKQCAAYIKFTSFLETALAIENCNPQYKAKFCVPRSKLQQEREQKGQAPVDSVSRKRTHSPDRLSTVRGDTKLVVICSTQLNQDRLWRLFDICPGMKYCTIITANEINITAAAVYSSREEAQRAVDKIHGLEYPIGERIIVRFEEEFKEEIITKDALSQFGPPKPLVSELVQCVKKAFFICMPEAVSVKLLTDAFCRFGDLIKVYLVPGKRHGYAEFASDIAANRAIQQLHGMQLGDCRLKVLECAEYTGENKRNRMEH from the exons ATGTCGGATCCGAACCGGTCGAAGGAAATCTCCGAAGAGCCTCCAATGTCGAGGCTTTTCATTATTTGCGGTAAACAGATAACGAAGGAACAGCTGATGAACCATTTCGAGCCGGACGGAACGATTGAGGAGTGTGTTGTGATAACGGACCGCAAAACGGGCCAAGGAAAGGGAGTTGCTTACGTAAAGTTCTCGAAAACGTCCTCGGCTGCTCGAGGTCTAAGGAAAAACGGTACCATCGTGGAAGGTGATACACGGCCCATAAAAGTGATGATTTCTGCAAG CTACAATCGTGATAAGCATAATGACACATCAGCGGATGTCAACGAAAACCATTTCCTGCGCTTATTTGCAATCGTACCAAGCAACCGTACGGAGGAACAGCTGAAGGAAGAGTTCGGTTGTCACGGGACGGTAACACAGGTTCGCCTAGTGCCGGATAAAAAGAACGACAAACAGTGTGCAGCGTATATTAAGTTCACCTCCTTCCTCGAAACGGCACTGGCTATCGAAAACTGTAATCCTCAGTACAAAGCAAAATTTTGTGTCCCGCGCAGTAAGCTTCAGCAGGAGCGAGAACAAAAAGGACAAGCGCCGGTAGATTCGGTCAGTAGGAAGCGTACACATTCACCTGATCGATTATCGACCGTTCGGGGCGACACGAAACTGGTTGTAATCTGCAGTACTCAGCTTAATCAGGACAGACTGTGGCGTTTGTTTGATATCTGTCCCGGGATGAAGTACTGCACCATTATCACGGCAA atgaaataaacataacagcagcagcagtctaCTCTAGTCGCGAAGAAGCACAACGGGCGGTTGATAAAATACACGGCCTAGAGTATCCGATCGGAGAACGGATAATCGTACGATTTGAGGAAGAATTCAAAGAGGAAATCATTACGAAGGATGCCTTATCGCAGTTCGGTCCACCGAAACCACTCGTGTCCGAGCTAGTGCAATGCGTCAAGAAAGCATTCTTCATCTGTATGCCCGAGGCGGTCTCGGTTAAACTCCTCACCGATGCATTTTGTCGCTTCGGTGATCTTATCAAAGTGTACCTCGTACCGGGCAAAAGGCATGGGTACGCCGAGTTTGCAAGCGATATAGCGGCGAATCGTGCCATTCAACAGCTGCACGGCATGCAGCTGGGCGACTGTCGGCTAAAGGTGCTGGAATGTGCCGAATACACGGGAGAAAACAAGCGGAACAGGATGGAACATTAG